From Blattabacterium cuenoti:
AGAACAAGGCAATGCTACAGACTTCATTATCTCAATATCAGGAATATCATCTCCCATATAGAGAACTTTTTTCTTAGTAATATTCAAAATATTGCAATATTCATCCAAATATTTTTTTTTATTATCTACTCCTTGATAAATATAACGAATATTTAATCCTCTCAAACGTCTAAAAACCATCAAATCAGATCCTCTTGTTATAATACATAAATTATATCCTTTTTTTTTTGCCAATTGCATTGCATATCCATCTTTAGCAAACATTTGTCTAACCAGA
This genomic window contains:
- a CDS encoding KdsC family phosphatase; its protein translation is MKNYISIMNDINTFIFDVDGVLTDCTLNLFPDGNLVRQMFAKDGYAMQLAKKKGYNLCIITRGSDLMVFRRLRGLNIRYIYQGVDNKKKYLDEYCNILNITKKKVLYMGDDIPDIEIMKSVALPCSPIDAVQEVKDVSKYISPKKGGRGCVRDVIEQTLKIQKNWY